In Tribolium castaneum strain GA2 chromosome 4, icTriCast1.1, whole genome shotgun sequence, one DNA window encodes the following:
- the Ilp7 gene encoding probable insulin-like peptide 7: MWLPVSTIAALCVLLDMSDTTRSENELELVFRDRSQSDWEEAWHKEKYTRCRETLIKHLYWACEKDIYRLTRRSDQSYNNYITNTDEEFPYLAPKKAKRLLRFRRGVNRRAGASITSECCKSSGCTWEEYAEYCPTNKRYTSYV; this comes from the exons atGTGGCTTCCGGTTTCTACAATTGCCGCGCTTTGCGTCCTCCTCGACATGTCCGATACCACTCGATCCGAAAATGAACTCGAACTTGTCTTCAGAGACAG ATCACAATCCGACTGGGAGGAAGCTTGGCATAAAGAGAAATATACCCGATGTCGTGAAACTCTAATCAAGCATTTGTACTGGGCTTGCGAGAAGGACATTTACCGTTTGACTCGGAGAAGCGACCAAAGCTACAATAATTACATCACTAACACGGACGAAG agTTTCCATATTTGGCcccgaaaaaagcaaaaaggtTGTTGCGTTTCCGAAGAGGTGTTAATCGACGTGCTGGCGCTTCTATCACTTCAGAGTGTTGCAAATCCTCGGGTTGCACTTGGGAAGAATACGCCGAATACTGTCCAACAAACAAGAGATACACTTCCTACGTTTAA